A DNA window from Salvelinus sp. IW2-2015 linkage group LG4q.1:29, ASM291031v2, whole genome shotgun sequence contains the following coding sequences:
- the LOC139027548 gene encoding general transcription factor II-I repeat domain-containing protein 2A-like — translation MLWIQVTKVVNLIRAKSLNHRQFVSLLEGTELGHAXXPYHTNVRWLSLGKVLKRVWDLKSEIAEFLQIKGIYVEFPQPQDKKWLADFTFTVDIMAHMNELNSKLQGKGLFAHQMYSLVKAFKGKLLLLTRQVEANNLTHLPTLLVCSLSDDQREKYTSLLCALNATSETIPDFTTLVNALQRLHSSH, via the exons ATGTTGTGGATAcaagtcactaaagtggtaaacctcataagagcaaaatctttaaaccacaggcagtttgtctcactgttggaaggaACAGAGTTGGGTCATGCAGKTCMcccctaccacacaaacgtgagatggctgagtttgggaaaggtgcttaaaagggtgtgggacctgaagtcagAGATTGCTGAATTTTTGCAAATTAAAGGAATATATGTGGAATTCCCTCAACCTCAAGATAAaaaatggttggctgattttaccttcaccgtggacatcatggcccacatgaatgaactgaattccaaactacaagggaaaggcctttttgcacatcagatgtacagccttgtcaaagccttcaagggaaaattactcctcctgacccgccaagtagaagccaacaatctcacccaccttccaacactactagtctgttccctatcagatgaccagcgggagaagtatacatcgctgctgtGTGCTTTGAATG cgacgtcagaaactatacctgacttcactacTCTAGTCAATGCCCTTCAGAGACTTCATTCCTCACACTga